AGAGGTTGTAGTTCAAAAAGTTGTACCAGTTGTTCAACCAGTTACTCCTGCAGTTCCTGCTACAAAACAAGTAGTAGTATCAAATATAGATGAGGCTGCATTAGAAGAAAAAATCTTACAAAGATTAGAGCAAAGAAAAAAAGAAGAGATAGCCTTAAAAAAACAACAAATATACTTTAGAAAAAGTAAATCTGGTGAAAAACTATATAAAAACAAGTGTCAATCATGTCATGGCCAAAAGGGTGAAATTCCATCAAGAAATGTATCAAGAGAGATAAATAAATTAAATTTACAAGATTTTACTATTTCTATTAGAGATTATAATAATGGTACATATGATAGAGGGATGGCGTTTGTAATGAAACCATATGCAACACTTATGACTGACCAAGATGTAAAAAATGTATATGTATATTTAAGAAGTATAAATCAAAAAAAGAAGAAAGAAGAAACTAAAAAATAATGGATAATTATGAATATAGTGAGCTTTTAAAACTACTTAATAAAAAGCTTGAAAATATTAAATCTATTTTAAATCCTGATAAGTTACACATAAGACTTAAAGAGATTGAAGAGCAAGAATCAAATCCAGATTTTTGGAATAATGTAGAGCTTGCAACAAAAGTAGGAATAGAAAAAAATAGAATTTTAAGTAAATTAAGTAAATTTGACAAAGCAAATAATGCACTTAATGATACAAATGATATATACGAATTAGCTTTAGAAGATAAAGATGATGAAACATTAAATATGCTTTATGAAGAAGCTAGTGAAATTGAAGAGATAGTAAAAAAAACAGAAATTGAAGTGATGTTAAGTGGTGATGATGATGGACTTAATGCAATTATTTCAATTCACCCAGGTGCAGGTGGAACAGAATCACAAGACTGGGCAAGTATTCTTTATAGAATGTATCTAAGATGGGCAGAAAGAAATAACTTTAAAGTAGAAATACTTGACTATCAAGATGGCGAAGAAGCAGGAATAAAAGATGTATCTTTTATAATCAAAGGTGTTAATGCATATGGATATTTAAAAGCAGAAAATGGTATTCATAGACTTGTAAGAATCTCTCCTTTTGATTCAAATGCAAAAAGACATACATCTTTTGCTTCTGTTATGGTAAGTCCAGAAATTGATGATAATATTGATATTGAAATAGAAGATAAAGATATTAGAATTGATACATATAGAGCAAGTGGTGCTGGTGGACAACATGTAAACAAAACAGAAAGTGCCATTAGAATTACTCATATACCTACAAATATTGTAGTTCAATGTCAAAATGATAGAAGTCAACATAAAAATAAAGCAAGTGCATTAAAAATGCTTAAAAGTAGACTTTATGAATTTGAACTTGCAAAACAAAAAAGTGCAAGTGATGGTGTAGAAAAAAGTGAAATTGGTTGGGGACATCAAATCCGTTCATATGTACTTCAACCATACCAACAAGTAAAAGATACAAGAAGTAATATAGGTTACTCAAATGTATCAGCTATTTTAGATGGAGATATTACAAAAATTATTGAAGATGTTTTAATAGCAACATCAAAATAATTATAATAATAAAAATTATTTAAAAAGATTAAA
This DNA window, taken from Arcobacter sp. CECT 8986, encodes the following:
- a CDS encoding c-type cytochrome, which gives rise to MRLLTTLTLTSMLTLSIAAAQTTMCFKQNHKDMATIEQTNLDGGLCKGSKSVDDMKKDGWLIDDIKITSKENANNYIYIFKKAEPKKEVVVQKVVPVVQPVTPAVPATKQVVVSNIDEAALEEKILQRLEQRKKEEIALKKQQIYFRKSKSGEKLYKNKCQSCHGQKGEIPSRNVSREINKLNLQDFTISIRDYNNGTYDRGMAFVMKPYATLMTDQDVKNVYVYLRSINQKKKKEETKK
- the prfB gene encoding peptide chain release factor 2 — protein: MDNYEYSELLKLLNKKLENIKSILNPDKLHIRLKEIEEQESNPDFWNNVELATKVGIEKNRILSKLSKFDKANNALNDTNDIYELALEDKDDETLNMLYEEASEIEEIVKKTEIEVMLSGDDDGLNAIISIHPGAGGTESQDWASILYRMYLRWAERNNFKVEILDYQDGEEAGIKDVSFIIKGVNAYGYLKAENGIHRLVRISPFDSNAKRHTSFASVMVSPEIDDNIDIEIEDKDIRIDTYRASGAGGQHVNKTESAIRITHIPTNIVVQCQNDRSQHKNKASALKMLKSRLYEFELAKQKSASDGVEKSEIGWGHQIRSYVLQPYQQVKDTRSNIGYSNVSAILDGDITKIIEDVLIATSK